Proteins found in one Arachis stenosperma cultivar V10309 chromosome 8, arast.V10309.gnm1.PFL2, whole genome shotgun sequence genomic segment:
- the LOC130944147 gene encoding disease resistance protein Roq1-like, with the protein MEPGETPSVSTNASWSWTVCLFISGIVFGSFISGILLNLRPLLSSKFRALLGYQDSDSNNIKDEPLGEKGSWLSQEDSASLHSLESIFNVGSFLSQQEDSTCDHPPYTFDITEGSSSSLRGYKYDVYLSFRGADTCRTFIDYLYHRLMEEGILAFKDDVNLNRGESISSQLLQAIKDSRISIVVFSRGYASSTWCLDDLAAIVDCHKEMKQELLPVFYDVDPRDVRYQSGAYEDAFDSHRERFKEEPDKIYKWKSAMTYLANLSGFALRDPAEAEGIERIVEAVRDTLVYKFQISRSTHKNPESTERRPSLQESNKYDVFLSLRRTHTPYTFIYYLFHYLTKKGFSTFKSEEETERGDSIPSQDLQVIKDSRILIVVFTRDYADSTCSLEEVATIVDCHRELNQTVIPVFCDVHPRDVQRQTGPYEKAFVSYTKEFKQDPLKVQKWREALKYMTNLQGVSLKDGSEIEAIGNIIQIVERLCPKFSRLSSHSPVGIQSSLAMLEKLLKLEDDCVLVLGIWGMGGSGKTTHALALYDRIVQEFEGACFIEDVSQIYSFGGATALQKQILSQFLNEELSDMYSPFEMSGFLRRRLYGKKILIVLDDVDVPRLLELLAINRNMLGNGSRIIITTRDRHILTAYGVDEIYEIPLLKKDEARELFLSACPAVTNYEGYAELIPRVLEYAGGLPLAIRVLASFLRSRDVTFWEDTLDRLTTVPSFEIIKILQISFDGLDQEEKEIFLHIACFFHGKKLDFVMEVLNCCGFFAGIGIQALMDKSLIIKNEEEIHMHDLLQEMGKEIVRQECPENPASRSRLWRYEDFSSTLESKNEASKVKAIVLYEDTSISKHEDLNIEGLSKMTNLELLILYNQHFSGKLTSLPNKLRYLLWDGYPFSSLPSLEPYNRLVQLNLPNSRIKRLWNGSQVFRSLERVDLSYSKELKETPNFEGCPSLKRLDLTGCTNLVQVHPSIGHLKELAYLSFRDCDKLVTLNLDHKCKLSSLKVLDLYSCKNLKNTPDFTGLPNLEHIDLGECTSLSTVHDSIGTLVNLTFLNVPADIALPELGDVRIIRTP; encoded by the exons ATGGAGCCAGGCGAGACGCCATCAGTTTCTACTAATGCTAGTTGGTCATGGACGGTGTGCCTTTTCATATCAGGTATAGTTTTTGGTTCATTCATATCAGGCATCTTACTCAATTTGAGACCCTTACTCAGCAGCAAGTTCCGGGCTCTGCTGGGTTACCAAGattcagattccaacaacatcaaaGATGAACCGTTGGGCGAGAAAGGCAGCTGGTTGAGCCAGGAAGATTCAGCTTCTCTTCATTCTCTGGAGTCAATTTTCAACGTAGGCAGCTTCCTGAGCCAGCAGGAAGATTCAACTTGCGATCATCCTCCCTACACATTTGATATAACCGAGGGGAGTTCGTCTTCTCTGCGAGGTTATAAATATGATGTGTATCTGAGTTTCAGAGGTGCTGATACCTGCAGAACTTTCATTGATTATCTTTACCATCGTCTCATGGAAGAAGGTATCTTGGCCTTCAAAGACGATGTGAATTTAAACAGAGGAGAAAGCATTTCATCACAGCTCCTGCAAGCAATTAAAGATTCACGGATTTCTATCGTTGTGTTCTCAAGAGGTTACGCTAGCTCAACTTGGTGTTTGGACGATCTGGCCGCTATAGTTGACTGTCACAAAGAGATGAAGCAGGAACTTCTCCCAGTTTTCTATGATGTAGATCCACGTGATGTTCGATATCAAAGTGGGGCATACGAGGATGCGTTTGATTCGCATAGggagagattcaaagaagagccTGACAAGATCTACAAATGGAAGAGTGCTATGACGTATTTGGCCAATTTAAGTGGTTTTGCTTTAAGAGATCC CGCTGAAGCCGAAGGGATTGAAAGAATAGTTGAGGCCGTGCGGGACACACTGGTTTATAAATTCCAAATTTCAAGATCTACTCATAAAAATCCAGAATCCACTGAAAGAAGACCATCATTGCAGGAATCCAACAAATATGACGTGTTTCTCAGTCTCAGACGCACTCACACTCCCTACACATTTATTTACTACCTTTTCCATTATCTCACCAAGAAAGGATTTTCCACCTTCAAGAGTGAAGAGGAGACTGAGAGAGGAGACTCCATTCCTTCACAGGACCTCCAAGTAATTAAAGATTCCAGGATTCTTATAGTTGTCTTCACAAGAGATTATGCTGACTCAACTTGCTCTTTGGAGGAAGTGGCTACCATAGTTGATTGTCACCGGGAACTAAATCAAACTGTCATCCCAGTTTTCTGTGATGTGCATCCTAGGGATGTTCAAAGACAAACCGGCCCTTATGAGAAAGCGTTTGTTTCATATACGAAGGAATTCAAACAAGATCCCCTTAAGGTTCAAAAGTGGAGGGAAGCTTTGAAGTACATGACTAATCTACAAGGTGTGAGTCTAAAAGATGG GTCAGAGATTGAAGCGATTGGAAATATCATTCAGATAGTGGAACGATTATGCCCTAAATTCTCGAGGCTTAGTAGCCACAGTCCAGTTGGTATACAATCCAGTTTAGCCATGCTAGAAAAGCTTTTGAAATTAGAGGATGATTGTGTTTTAGTGCTCGGAATATGGGGCATGGGTGGATCTGGAAAGACAACCCATGCTTTAGCTTTGTATGACAGAATCGTTCAGGAATTTGAGGGTGCTTGTTTTATCGAGGACGTAAGCCAGATTTACAGTTTTGGTGGTGCAACTGCTTTGCAGAAACAAATCCTCTCTCAATTTTTAAATGAAGAACTTTCAGATATGTACAGTCCTTTTGAAATGTCTGGCTTCTTAAGAAGAAGGCTTTATGGAAAAAAGATCCTTATAGTCCTTGACGATGTTGATGTGCCAAGGCTGTTGGAGTTATTGGCTATAAATCGTAACATGCTTGGGAACGGAAGTAGGATTATCATAACCACCAGGGATAGACATATTTTGACTGCATACGGAGTAGATGAAATTTACGAGATTCCATTATTGAAAAAAGATGAAGCTCGTGAACTGTTCCTGAGTGCTTGTCCTGCTGTTACCAATTATGAGGGCTATGCTGAGTTGATTCCCAGAGTACTGGAATATGCTGGTGGTCTTCCGTTGGCAATCAGAGTACTAGCTTCTTTTTTGCGATCCCGTGATGTAACCTTCTGGGAAGATACCTTGGATAGATTGACAACAGTGCCATCTTTTGAAATTATAAAGATTCTTCAAATAAGTTTTGATGGATTAGACcaagaagagaaagaaatatttttgcaCATTGCTTGTTTCTTTCATGGGAAGAAACTAGATTTTGTAATGGAAGTTCTAAATTGTTGTGGATTTTTTGCTGGAATTGGGATTCAAGCTTTGATGGACAAATCACTCATTATAAAAAATGAGGAGGAAATTCATATGCATGATCTATTGCAAGAAATGGGAAAGGAAATTGTTCGTCAAGAATGTCCAGAAAATCCAGCATCGCGGAGTAGATTGTGGCGTTACGAGGACTTTAGCTCTACCTTGGAGTCAAAGAAT GAAGCAAGCAAAGTTAAAGCCATAGTTCTATATGAGGATACCTCCATCTCCAAACATGAAGATCTGAACATCGAAGGATTGTCAAAAATGACAAATCTTGAACTGCTCATATTATATAATCAGCATTTTTCGGGAAAGCTTACTTCTCTTCCCAACAAATTACGGTATCTTTTGTGGGACGGATATCCTTTCTCTTCTTTGCCTTCATTAGAACCATATAACCGTCTTGTTCAATTGAATTTGCCTAACAGCCGCATCAAACGGCTATGGAATGGCAGTCAG GTATTTCGAAGTTTAGAAAGGGTGGATTTGAGTTACTCAAAAGAGCTCAAGGAGACGCCAAATTTTGAAGGGTGCCCAAGTCTTAAGCGGCTAGATCTCACAGGATGCACAAACCTAGTGCAAGTCCATCCATCTATCGGACATCTTAAAGAACTTGCTTACTTGAGTTTCCGTGACTGTGATAAGTTGGTCACCCTCAATCTTGATCATAAATGCAAATTAAGTTCTTTGAAGGTTCTTGACCTCTATAGTTGCAAAAATCTTAAGAACACACCAGATTTTACAGGACTACCCAATCTTGAGCACATTGATCTTGGAGAATGTACAAGTTTATCCACTGTTCATGATTCTATTGGGACTCTTGTAAACCTTACGTTCTTAAATGTGCCAGCCGACATAGCTCTTCCTGAGTTAGGTGATGTCAGAATTATTCGAACTCCATAA